CTTAATCCATTGAAACACGGTTGTCACTAGACACTATATCAGATGAGAGAATTCGGAAAACTCACCGTCCTCCACCGAAGGGCTAAGTGAGGCCATGAAAgctgaggtggtgtttggattccGAGACTAAATTTTAGTTCTTGTTACAtaagatgtttggacactaattagaagtattaaacgtaaactaataataaaactaattgcataaatgagagctaattcgcgaaaccaatttttaagcctaattaatccataattagtactacctccgttttttaatagatgacaccgttgactttttctcacatgtttgaccattcgtcttattcaaaaaatttacgtaattataatttattttgttatgagttgttttatcactcatagtactttaagtgtgatttatatcatatacatttgcataaaatttttgaataagacgaatggtcaaacatgtgagaaaaagtcaacggcgtcatctattaaaaaatggagggagtatatatttagtatagcatcacataggaaaatcatggattaattaggctcaatagattcgtcttgcgaattagtccaggattataaaatgggttttgtcattagtcaacgtttaatacttctaattagtgtcaaacatccgatgtgataaggactaaaatttagtcccttcaaccaaacaagccctgaGAAGGCAAGCATCTacgagaaaatggacatttagcCACGTTCAAAACAGGGTTTCGCTATAATGCCATCTCGAAAACACGTTTCGCTAAAATGCCAATATGAAGCGCGTGCTAACCGCCACTTTGCCATTTTGGCCCTTTTGTGTATTTTCGAAATCATTTTCGCTTCTTCAGTGGGTAATGAGATGAAAATGCCCTTCTATCCACCATCCTTCCCCTTCCGAAGTCGCCATCGACAAGGGCGGGATggccagcagcgccgccggatGAGCCCACCGCCGCTACCGACAAGAGAATTTGGGTGCGCGGAGCAACGGAACCACCGGCGGCTGCccctgcccgccgccgtcggacgGCACCGACAAGGCGGAGGCGTGGTCGTCGAGGAGGCCTCGTCGCCTCCGTCACCGGCAAGGATCGccagctgttgctgctgctgcctctccACCAtgtccccctccgcctccgtcacTGGAAGGAtcgccagctgctgctgctgcctctccACCACGTCCCCCTTCGCCTCCGTCACCGGTGAAccctccgtcgccggcgaggcccgccagcagctgctgctgcctctcCACCGCGTCCCTCTTTGCCTCCGTCGTTGGCGAGGCCATGGGGCCGcctcgaaaccctagccgccgtcgtcgaccgcGGCGAAGCGACCTCGTCGGAGACCGTCATCGACCGCGGCGAGGTAGTCGGTGGAGGTGGCGAGGTCGAGGGAGGGGATGATGTCGGAGGACTCGCCGGCCACCTCGCTGTCTAGGAGGAAGACGGTGAGCTGCTCGTGGTGGACATGGAGATTGGCCAGCGAGGACGAGCTCCTCTTCctcaacgacggcgacggaggacATGAAGGGCAATTTTGTCTCATCACCCGGTGGAGGAGCGAAAATGATTTCGAAGATACACAAAAGGGCCAAAATGGCAAAGTGGTAGTGAGCACGCGCTTCATATTGGCATTTTAGcgaaggcaaaatttgctacaggacactcaaaaaacgtgtaattggctAAGAGACACCGCAAAAACGAGACACGACTGATGGACACTacaaaaaaatgtgtaattggctataggacaccaaagacaatattttataatatccgagtcaaaagaggtgagaaatttttcaaaatgacAAGATTGCCCCTGGCTCCATCTTCCTCCACCTgaaatcacacaaaaaaaaattagcagggagcagccgccggcgatGTTGTCCACGGCAAGGGAGTGGGTAGCGGCGACCGCGCGCTAGGAGCGGCcaacggcgcggaggcggacgcaGTTGGGGAGGGAACGCGAGGTCGGCGGTGTGGAGCGCGAGCAGGAGGCGGCTGCGCACGaggccggtgacggcggcggcgacggcggcgcggagcgcgaGCAGGAGGTGGCCGTGCGCGAGGAGGCTGTTGAACGCTGGctcagccggaggaggagcagaagggcgtccacggcggcggcagcgtcgccgGAGcgcaggtggaggcggcgctgaaCCGCAAGAACGTGGAGGCGCTCCCGGAGGACGAGACGGTGGAGGGTGGCCTGGAGGACACGTGGGTGCCTGACCACGAGACCGGCGTCTTCGTCCCCGCCGACGAGGCCGACTGTCTCCGGCATCGAAAACCACGACCActgcggagcggcggcggcggccggcggctcgcCGTCAGTGCTTGACCAGGCTGTGTTCGTCCGCGAGGAGGACATGGAGGATGTCGAGAGGCCGGCCGTCGACATGGCCGCTGCCAATCACAAGCCCAAATGAGCATCAACTTCTTGCAGCAATAACCAATAAAGCCAAATAATGCCTTCTGAAATCTCATGTACAACTAGAAGTAGAAAATTTCCAGTGGAAATCTTGCATCCTTGGTTCTATGAATCTTGTTATCTACAGTGATCAATCGATCAATCGGATAACCTGTTACTTTGATGAATCTTGTTGTGTTTTTATCGGATGGAATTTGCTGGGATTGCTTTGAATTCGTGCACGACGCCGTCGATCTCGATGAGGCTGCAGCCGGGGACCTTGTCGATTTCGTTCCTCCTCATGGTGTCGAGTTGCTGGAGCCCCTCCTCGACGAGTCCGGCGTGACAGCACGCCGTGAGGACGCCGAGGAGGGTCACCTCGTTCGGCGTCACGCCGGCTCGTTGCATGCCGGCGAATAGAGAAAGGgcgtcctcgccgcggccgtgcATTGCGAGACCCAGGATCATGGATGTGTAGGTGTACTGGTGAAACCCAGCGACCGGCGGCCGCAGCAAGCCTAGTACCGGCCACCGTTCAACCGCCTCCTCACGCACGGCCACATCCTGCTCGCGCTccgcgccaccatcgccgccgcagtCGTGCACCTCGCGCTCCCTCCTCGaccgcgtccgcctccgcgccgtcggCTGCTCCTGGTGCACGGTCGCCGCTACCCGCTCCCTTGCCGTGGACAACatcgccggcggctgctccctgctaatttttttagtgTGATTTCAGGTGGAGGAAGATGGAGCCAGGGGTAATCTTGCCATTTCGAAAAATTTCTCACCcggatattataaaatattgtcttCGGTGTCCTATAGCCAATTAAACAATTTTTTGTAGTGTCCATCAGCCGTGTCTCTTTTTGCGGTGTCTctcagctaattacacgttttttgagtgtcctatagcaaattttgcctttagcGAAACACGTTTTCAGAATGGCAGAAACCCTGTTTTGAACGTGgctaaatgtccattttctcagCGTCTCCACTGCGCTCCCTGTTATTTTCACTTTATTGATCGGATTATCGAAACAATTTATTTGTTTCACGTTTTAAAGAATATATATACGTTTCCTAAGTTTCTTAATATTATTCAATTCTCTCTGTCAAGATGCaaattaagtcatgcttaaattaacaaaataaattattattttgaaaCCGATATATGGTTAAACTTATATAAATCAAgaatgtcatatattaaaatttgaaGAGAGTATTTAGtaagtttatttcttaaaatatttaatttatcactataattaaataaataatctaTTACTATGTAAAAATAATAAGGCGCGGGGAAACTGGCCGGAGTGCGTAGTgcggagaattttttttagacttttttattttttaatttttttaatagaattgAAAAAGTATTTCCGAAAATGGAACCTTTTAGGTTAAAAGGGTTCAATTTTCGAAAATACTTTTTAATGTtcaattaataaaattaaaataataaaaaagtctaataaatagaaaaaaaattgagtgcTAAATGCTGGGCCTGGGCGGACACGAGAGTTGCTTCAAGATCCGTGCATCTACACGTGGCGTAATCTCGTTAGCCCCAGCCCCCAGAAGGAAGGCGAAAGCTAAGAGCCTAAGACCCCTCCCTTCCATtcttccccaaaccctagccgccacttctccctctcccaattcctcctccggcggcggcggcggcggcggcggcgttgggaCGCGCGAGCCCATCACCATGGCGGGCGGGAAGATCCAGAAGAAGCGGCACGGCggaggagcaggcggcggcggcggcgggggcgcgcggCTGCAGGGAGGGATCCCGTTCGAGAAGTCCAAGGGGCAGCACATCCTGCGGAACCCGGCGCTGGTGGACTCCATCGTCGAGAAGGCCGGCCTCAAGCCCACCGACACCGTCCTCGAGATCGGGCCCGGCACGGGTAACCTCACCAAGCGCCTCCTCCAGGCCGGCGTCaaggccgtcgtcgccgtcgagctcgaccCCCGCATGGTTCTCGAGCTCAACCGCCGCTTCCAGGGCGACCCTCTCGCCTCACGCCTCAAGGTAAAATTCTCATGGTCTCCtctcttcattttattttttctctccaGTTTTGTGTGATTGATGGAACTATTGGATTATGTTAACTTTGCAAGGACTAGTGCTACTTCCTGTTAATAATAATACGGATGCTTAGGCATCTTGAATTTGCTTGTAGTCTGGTTCGGTGACAGCGGATTCAGGGGATTCGGTGGTGGGTTGCACTGtaatttagagtaaattacaACATTGGGCTACCTACTTTTACCAATGTTGCAACTTGGACCAGGGTGGAAACAATATTTTCACATTGGACTGCTTGTCCTATGCAAAtggtttcactttggaccatgTCCATCGATCTGTTCCGGTTGATCTGCCCCTCTTCGTTCTTTCTTCTCCATAGAGCCAAAGGCACCAGTCACCGGTGATTCCTTCTACATAGAGCCGAAGGCATGAGTGGTCAGCAAGGTCCAATTTACTCCTCGCTAGCAGGCTCTCTAGATGCAAATCCATGCTAGAGTCGCAGCATTTCTCATAACCACAGCTGTCGTATATATGTCACCTTGCTCTTATTCCCATCCAATTCGTAATGCTGGAGTCATGGATGAGCACCGTTGCTTCCTAGGATAGTACTCTTCCTGTATAAGAATAATGCTTTTTTGTTTCTACATCCTTCCAGTTTCCAGATCCTTTCTCAGGGTGAGAGCAGTGCTCAAACTCGACCTCTGGCCGGTCGACACAGGGGCTGACCAAGCTTGAATACAAATGAGGATCAGGATAGAACTCAAGCAACCTAGAGAGATTTCATGGTGTTGAACAGAAGCATCTTCATCTCAACATggaagaaagggagaggagagatggaGAAAAAAACTAGTCCAATTCGAAACTTTTGTTTAGTTACCTGTCCAAATTGAAAAGATTGAGCCCTAGTCCAAGCTGCAACATGGGTAAAAGTACGTGGCCCAATGCACAATTCACGCGTTAGTATTATTCAGATTGAAAAAGATTGAATTTCTGAGGATGCTGGGGAATTCAGAGTGGTGTAATGTTTGTGCTTAGAGTGTAGATCTATTAGTGAAGTTTCCTCTGCTGAGTTTCTTTACGCATTGTACCTTACAGTATTTGGTTCTTGTTTTTGGTAACGGGTTAGAGTTTTATGATTTGGATTGTTAAAATGCTGCATGGTATTTGCTTCAGTGTGAGAGGATGCCTTTTCAATGATCTGAATTGGTAAGTGCTGGAAGAGTAGGTGTGTCCCATGTGTTGTGGGGCTGCCTGTATTTTGCATGCTTCATTGAAGTTCTGTTTATATGGATACTTTTCAAGATTCTAGGAAATATAATGTGCCAAGACTGAGTATACAGTGGTCTCAAAAAGCAGGCACCCATAGACATTGTTAGCAGCTCCCCCTCATGTACAACTTGGGGCCAAAGTTCCCATAGCCTAGGAAATTTTGACAGAAAAAATGTAGGCTCTTGTGGTGTGTATCTGGTTGAATTGATTGCAGTGGGAATCTTGAAGATCTCTAGATTGGCAAAGAATTTGGTTAAGAATAAACTGAATGTGCTGGCAGTAGGGTTAGTTTTGAGGGTGTAAAAGGgatttcttttcatatttttttttgggtgttgtTTTTTCGTGTGGTTGGGGGAAGGGGATCATAAAAATGTCAGTCATTAGGCGGTGGGATGGGAAATTCACAATCAGCACCACCACTACTTTCTTTTAAAGGAGTAAAGGAATAACATGAATAGAAAACAAAGAAACCTTGGTCAAGCATCTACTGTAGAACTGTACAACTAGACGATGGAACTGTCTACGCTCCAACACTGCAAAGTGGCAGTACTGTTGTTGTGTTTGTACAATACATTTAAAGAACTAAGCAAGTGTTTGGTTCTTTTACTGTTTATATAATGGTATTGTTTGGACAGACCAACAATGGTAGTGCCCTTTTTCAATCTGTATTCTGTCATGGCATTGGGCCAACAGGTCAGCCCAAGGGTAACCCAGGACCGGTCGAGAGAACGCTATCCTCACCTCGTACACAGTACCATAGCTCAGCCGGTTATCAGTTCTAGTCTGTTGGATAGTTGTATAGGATTAAACTGGGTCCTTCCCTCCGTCTATATAAGGATGTACTGTATTGTCATTTAGATTAAGAAATGAAGAAGAATTAATCTAATCCCTCCCAATGTTCTTCTCCACAAAGTCTAAATGCCATCCTTAGCAGCGGATGCCTCCCAGCCATCCTCCCGGCTACATTCCCTGTGTAGACATACCATTTCTTGTTAAGAGGAAAGGTAATAGAACTAAACAAAATACCTAAGAATAATCAGCAAACATTGATACATTTACTCCTTTAAAAgagagtagtggtggtggtggttgtgaaTCTGCCAACTCACATGTTCTACAGTGCATTTTTATGAATGTCCCTTCTATTCTTCAATATAGAAACGGTCCCTTTCACATGATCTTCTCTTATTTCACTATAGAATAATTCCAATTTCATACCAAAAGGTTCAAGATGACCATATTGCCATGTATATATGTAAGTGTATGAGCTGATTTTGTTAGTAGAGTCTGCAAACACTATCAAATGCTCCTTGTAACTGAAAAAAATGAACGACAAGTTTGATGGAAAAGTAACAACCATTTTGTTTTGGACAATATCAAAATATGCATGTCGCATGATATCTGTAGTTAAGACTTAAGTCATGATCATTTAGCTAGTAATAATCATCAAAGTAGTGATCTTACTTTTTTAGGATGGTTTAGTTTTGGATGTTTTAATAAATAATTATCCATAGTAAGATGATAAAGCTTGAACCTTGGAAATCAAATGTGAGGCTAACATGCACAATGTTTCTGTCGATGCATCTCCTGTCATGGTCCAAATCCATGATGGGTAAACATTGCCGGAGGATAGTTGGGCGGCCACGGCAGCTTGCGACCAAGAAGGCACTTAGGTTGGGGGTGAAGAACATTTAGGGAGGGATTAAATTAATTCTGATTCACTGCCTAACGAAAATAGATAAACTCCCATCCTTTTATAGATTGTACGACTTGATCCCTAAGTAAGACTAAATGTAATCTTTGTCCCTGACTCTAACTGATGCTACAGTAATACGAGGGCACTGTTCACCCCTTTCCCACCAGGTATTTAGTTGCCCATGGGCGTTGGCTTCTTAGCCCGATACTGATGACATCTTTGACCTGTCAGAAACTCAGCCTAATGAAAAATAGATACACTCGCATCCTTGTATAGATTGTATGACTTAATCCCTGAGTAAGACTAAATGTAAAATCTTGTCCCTAACTCTTAACTGATGCTACAGTACTGCGAGGTTTACCCCTTTCCCGCTGCCCATGGGCGTGGGTTTCTTAGCCTGATACTGGTGACATCTTTGACCTGTCAGAAACTCAGCACGTTAGCCTTTGTATCACATACCACTGTTTAATGACTGATGCTattttccaataaaaaaaatcatgttatcatcaccacaaataaaaattttcaacagTGATATGCGTATACGCACTTCATCCAACATGAATGGACAAAGAACAATCACAGAAGGGGTGGGATGGAATTTGCCGAATGCCGTATTACGGTGGGGTCATTTTATTTTACATGATATATGGAGCACAATGCTCTTTCTCTTCCAGTGCAATGGAGTTTGCATGTGCCTTAGTACATTGCGGTATTTATCTTCCAGTGTAAGTAGTTTGTATCATAAATGAGGGAGTGTTGGTGTGATATGAAGACCGGACTTTGTTGACACTTGAGGCTATGGTGGCTATACATTAATGACAGTATTTGATTGCAGCAATGACTATAATCAGTTAGGCTTAACAGTTTTGGAAGGCAAATGTAGCAAGAAAACAAGAGTGGGGCGTATCCAGTCCATTTAACTGTATTTGTCACTACATTTTTGTTTCCCCTATTCTTTGCAATTTCACTGatacaaaaaataatttccTAACAAGATGTCATTTCCTGGCCAATCATTCTGTAGGTTATCCAAGGAGATGTCCTTAAATGTGATCTTCCATACTTTGATATCTGTGTGGCAAACATCCCATATCAAATTTCATCTCCCCTCACATTCAAGCTTCTGTCACACCGCCCAATCTTTAGGTGTGCGGTGATTATGTTTCAACGTGAATTTGCCATGAGACTTGTAGCACAGCCTGGAGATAGTCTCTACTGCCGTCTCTCTGTGAATGTGCAGCTCTTGTCACGTGTGTCACATCTCCTGAAGGTTGGACGGAACAACTTCAGGCCTCCACCCAAGGTTGATTCATCGGTTGTTCGTATCGAGCCCAGAAAGCCCCTACCTCCTGTCAGCTTCAAAGAGTGGGATGGACTTGTGAGGCTTTGTTTCAACCGGAAGAACAAGACATTGGGTGCCATCTTTAAGCAGAAGCGTGTCCTTGAATTGTTAGAGAAGAACTACAAGACAATGCAGTCTCTACAGCTCACCTCAGATGCAGAAAAAGGTGAGGAGAAGATGTCACCAGATGATGTTGCATTGCTATCAAGTATGGTCGATGACATGAACATGGAAAGCGGCTACgagaatgatgatgatgatgagatggAAATGGATGATGCCGATATGGTAGCAGAGAGCCGTGCATGTTTCAAAGAAAAGATTATGGGGATATTACAGCAAGGAGATTTTGCAGAGAAGAGATCATCGAAGCTCAGCCAGGTTGACTTCTTGTACCTCCTGTCGCTCTTCAACAAAGCTGGTATACATTTTTCCTGAAGAAACCCGTAATGGTCTAGCTAGAAAAGAgtagtttctttctttctttgtacGTCTTGAAAGGTGTGAAGGCACTGCGTGGCAGTGGAAAATTTTCACCGGAAGAATTTTGttctaactatatatattttttatttctagtaTGGAAAGTAATTTAATTCAATGTTGCCTACCTCTATCTCTGTAATGTTTTGTTTAGCTTTTCATGGTTGATTTTGAAATGTTGTGGATGTTAAAACTGAATGATTGTTTGCTTTGGCCACACATTGCAAACCCCAAATCTGCAAACTGTGTAGTATGATTTTCCACGATTTTATTTCTGTTGATCCACAAACAAAGAAATTGCCATTCTTTGCGGTTAGTATTTTTAACTACTGTTATCATTTCTACTGCTTGCTTCCAAGTTGGATGTTTGGCTCTCCTTGAGAACCTTTTGCATTGGAGGCGTCCCAGCTGCAAGTAGTCCCTCTAACTTATTTCTTTTGAAGAAAGACCTCTTTAGCTTATTTCTCTTTAAACTTAGTCTTTTACCCAGCGGGCTCACATATTAGTGACTCAAAGTTAGAAATAAATAAGTTAGAGGACCCTCTCTTCCTTGTAGCAGAGGTTTGTTGCAGACGAGGTTGAATGGAACAGGAGAACAACGGAGACGAAGAGATGCAGCGCACGCACCAGCTACTAGACTCGCTTCCGGTGCTTTACTAGACTTGCTTGTAGCATTGTACATTTTGTGTGTgttatttttatctaaaaaaaatctcacttatatatagaagtttAAGTACCATTTTGAACATGGGAATCTGAAACTGTTTGGAATGAAGGAATTTTCAAGAAATTTACCTGCAGAATTTATATCATTTGTCAGTTAAATTCCTACAAAATTTGGAGGAAATTATTGGTTCGAgctcgtgaaaaaaaaatgtgacctTTGCAAGAATCAGCTCAATTCCTATGAGTACAAGAAACTGCCCCGTTCCAAGATGGAATAGGCATACAGATTACTACCGCTTGTACTGTCATCAACCACCTACTGACTACATTAGGGTATATACAATGGTGTCTAATAACGGCTCTCTTCGTTGttatgcaagtaaatttggtgacGTTTCGTTGttatgcaagtaaatttggtgacgtggaagaaagagagggaaggaatgagaaacatcgttgctacgcatgacaacggctcagattcaactcttagcatttattaacggaaagtttgttgcatgagggtatagaaaaggaaagaagtataataaaaaaatatttaatgtattAATGTTTTAAAAATCTTATTGTCTCTACTATTATAGGAGGATAGTCTCTAGtgacattaattaatatagagagctCATATTAGACTCTAGCTTTGTACATGCCATTAcaatctaaaaattaaatccattgTTATTTCGGGGTGGCGCCGTGCATGCCCTGTGTCATTTCCGTTAGGTCGTCCCAAGCTGCACACACCTGCTCACATGGGCGAATCAGTTTTCTTTCATATATAGGAAGCACAAAAATTGTAAGGCATATAAATCCGAAGCGGATTTGAAGAGGATAAAGCGGTTTCCAAAATGGCACAGCGCATCGGCTGGAGTCTGTATCGGCCGATACGGAGTCGGATTCAGATTCGGTTAGCCAATACAGACAGGTTTTGAGTTCATGTCGAGGTTGGATTAAGGATTCAATATAGAGTCCGAAGAAGacaattgtatttattaattaagataagagtcaatttttcctttttatattttagaaatcTATGTTAGAGTCCACAATAGGCTGGTGTgtttattttgtaaaatttgagtcATATCCTATATAGACAAGTTTTGTACCATGGGCATAAATATATGATGGGATCTTGTAAGAAAAACCACAACAATTCAATAACTCTCAGCGTATCGCCACCTATTtcgttttcaactttttcgatgagttcttgctttgaGTTGGGGCATTGGCTTCGATCTTCCGGCGAGAGGTATGGCTTGTCATAGAGGTTTGCATCGGCGATTTAATATGTTGTTTTATACGTCTTAATCTAACGTTTGCCATTGctagttatcatatatcttagttaatttAATTTGATGACTCGATTTACTCCTATCGGCTAGGCCTTTTCTAGGGTTTTGCCGGTATTGACTAAATCATTTTGTCAGTTTAGATTAGCCAAGGTatccaccaccctgaaaatcagtcaaaagttttattgtttagactttatgtTTCTTTCCATACTGAGTGTTGCATTAATTGAGTTTGATCCTCTAAGTCGTGTTTAAAGTTATTAAAACtaacctgcttcttgattgccaatagtGATATAATTGGGGTTTCAACCGATCTTACATGATATAACTATTTTGCTTTGTTTAATATCTTTAATCCTGCTTTTCATGTTATATCCGCCCCTTATATAAGTATATCACCTTATTTAAATATATCAATGTTGTATTTAATCTTGGCCAAATCATCATATTTGGGGATCGGTGCTTGTATGGTATATTTACTTAGATCAATATTCTTGCATAAGGTTGTATCGGAGCAATAGCCGATATGTTAGCTTTCTTAACCTAAATATTGTATCATTGGTTATGATATAAACACATGTAATCTTTAATTCATCTGATCTAAGTTATGAGCAATCCATACTGTCTTGATTAGGTTCGACCTATACtgtttgtttatattttagagcAAGATTGAATTATGGATTACATGATTGATTGCATCTACAACCGATGTAACATGTTTTAGGCTTGCTTACTTTATTTATCCTATACACAACCAATTCGACCAGATTGCATCGGCTAGGTCATTGCGATATGTTATTGGCCCTCCAGCCGATCGGTTATCATATTCTAACGTGATTTTATTGTTtattcttgttggttgcaggatcaaaccaactgTCACGCCCTGAACCCAAGagcaagatttggacctgcactagaacTAAGCAGAACTCCCAGGCCGCCGTGTTTTCTCATCAACAACTTGAGACGACGACAATAGTCAGTAATGGATAAATCGCTTTGATAGAAGTTGTAGAACTCGACATTGAGGTTGAGGGCGCCAGTTTCGCGGTTGCTGATGAACTGATGTTCGAGGCTACGCCATATGAGTCGAGCCGTGGTTGTGTGCATCATGACGAACTCCAGCAAGTCGGTGGAGATCGTGCTGTACAACTAGGAGAGGACAACACAATCCATGCGCATTCAGCCAGAGCGATCCGGCCAGTAGATGTTGGTGAGGACATGGTCGGCGAGGGCGTACTTGCTGAGGGTGACGAGGAGAAGCCTGCGCCAATTGGTGTAGTTCCCAGAGTTGATGTCCAGGTTGATGGGCACAACGGCCTTGATGTTCAGGACACGGCTGTTGGTGGCTATACCAATTTTATGTCACCAATATCTGCAgaaatatgaaaatataaaacatccacaacatagtggtagggtttaattCTAACAATTttcacgagtgttggtgtatatttgtatgcaggtggcAAACTACCAAAGTTGATATGAAATACACATAAAAGAGGAGAATTTCACCTATTGAGTCtttgttgatgtgaaaaacacacactggcctggaagatctgcttaacttcagtgcaggtccaaaatcttgcttttaggtttaTGAGCATGCCAgttaatttgatcctgcaatcaacaagaaagaaagacaaaagaaactgtggttaaatccataaatgatagccaatCGGCCAGCCGCCGATGAGACGtatatttaaaccaagtgattgggtgTAACGTCCCACCTCTCACAGGCCGAGCctgcttacatctggcagctttcataggtcatagactgcccttacggaccaacacaagtcttttctgcacactt
The sequence above is drawn from the Oryza glaberrima chromosome 10, OglaRS2, whole genome shotgun sequence genome and encodes:
- the LOC127752759 gene encoding ribosomal RNA small subunit methyltransferase; translation: MAGGKIQKKRHGGGAGGGGGGGARLQGGIPFEKSKGQHILRNPALVDSIVEKAGLKPTDTVLEIGPGTGNLTKRLLQAGVKAVVAVELDPRMVLELNRRFQGDPLASRLKVIQGDVLKCDLPYFDICVANIPYQISSPLTFKLLSHRPIFRCAVIMFQREFAMRLVAQPGDSLYCRLSVNVQLLSRVSHLLKVGRNNFRPPPKVDSSVVRIEPRKPLPPVSFKEWDGLVRLCFNRKNKTLGAIFKQKRVLELLEKNYKTMQSLQLTSDAEKGEEKMSPDDVALLSSMVDDMNMESGYENDDDDEMEMDDADMVAESRACFKEKIMGILQQGDFAEKRSSKLSQVDFLYLLSLFNKAGIHFS